A genomic segment from Pelobates fuscus isolate aPelFus1 chromosome 7, aPelFus1.pri, whole genome shotgun sequence encodes:
- the LOC134568410 gene encoding small ribosomal subunit protein uS2, which yields MSGALEVLQMKEEDVLKFLAAGTHLGGTNLDFQMEQYIYKRKSDGIYIINLKRTWEKLLLAARAIVAIENPADVCVISSRNTGQRAVLKFASSCGATPIAGRFTPGTFTNQIQAAFREPRLLVVTDPRADHQPLTEASYVNIPTIALCNTDSPLRYVDIAIPCNNKGAHSVGLLWWMLAREVLRMRGTISREHPWEVMPDLYFYRDPEEIEKEEQAAAEKATTKEEYQGEWTAPVPDFPQPEVADWSEGVQVPSVPIQQFAPERTDIPAAPKPQAEDWSAQPTSTDDWSAAPTAQASEWVGTTTEWS from the exons ATGTCCGGAGCTCTAGAAGTCCTGCAGATGAAGGAGGAAGATGTCCTCAAGTTCCTGGCAGCAGGAACCCACTTGGGTGGCACTAACCTAGACTTTCAAATGGAACAATACATCTACAAGAGAAAAAGTGATG GAATTTACATAATCAATCTGAAACGCACATGGGAAAAGCTTCTCCTTGCAGCTCGGGCTATTGTAGCCATTGAGAACCCTGctgatgtgtgtgtaatttcctcCAGAAATACTGGTCAG CGTGCTGTACTGAAGTTCGCATCTTCCTGTGGTGCAACACCAATTGCTGGGCGCTTCACTCCTGGTACCTTCACCAATCAGATCCAGGCTGCCTTCCGTGAGCCACGTCTGCTAGTCGTGACTGACCCCAGAGCTGATCATCAGCCTCTCACAGAAGCCTCCTACGTGAACATCCCTACCATTGCTTTATGCAATACTGATTCACCCCTGCGCTATGTAGACATTGCCATCCCCTGCAACAATAAG GGTGCTCACTCAGTGGGTCTCTTATGGTGGATGTTGGCCCGTGAAGTTCTGCGCATGAGAGGTACAATTTCCCGTGAACACCCCTGGGAGGTCATGCCTGATCTGTACTTCTACAGAGATCCAGAGGAG ATTGAGAAGGAAGAACAGGCCGCAGCTGAGAAGGCCACTACCAAAGAAGAGTACCAAGGAGAATGGACTGCACCAGTTCCAGACTTCCCTCAGCCTGAGGTTGCTGACTGGTCCGAAGGTGTGCAAGTTCCCTCTGTGCCCATTCAGCAGTTTGCTCCAG AACGAACTGATATTCCAGCTGCTCCAAAACCTCAAG CTGAAGATTGGAGTGCCCAGCCAACTAGCACTGATGACTGGTCTGCTGCCCCAACTGCTCAGGCATCTGAGTGGGTTGGAACCACAACGGAGTGGTCTTAA